Proteins co-encoded in one Montipora capricornis isolate CH-2021 chromosome 12, ASM3666992v2, whole genome shotgun sequence genomic window:
- the LOC138025845 gene encoding uncharacterized protein: MHRIEKEENVLNLLDWLNSEASLRSRVRKDADYHDNSGKHRIPRKFDNRAINSETSDDDVCPQGCEAKHLFAACPKYQRSTIDQRWEIVKQNNRCRKCLRKHHTNVCKKPDGSTCDKCTRRHHRTLHNEQFVPANSSLNPQAAPDTNSMQGASNHSMQGTSNVPGHWAERQASTLNIQQARNVPRQCPVQKVKIKDKDGNLVETLAMLDSGSNTSFISKNVTKKLGLSGPKVHLTMNLAGGQKKSQESELVNITVVPISEKPFRSRCKFTQ, encoded by the coding sequence ATGCACCGCATTGAAAAGGAGGAAAATGTTTTGAACTTGTTAGATTGGTTGAACAGTGAAGCAAGCTTGCGATCTCGTGTCAGAAAGGATGCCGATTACCATGACAACTCAGGTAAACACCGAATTCCGCGAAAATTTGACAATCGTGCCATAAACAGTGAAACGTCCGATGATGATGTGTGCCCACAGGGCTGCGAAGCGAAACACCTTTTTGCCGCATGTCCCAAATATCAACGATCAACAATCGATCAGCGATGGGAGatagtaaaacaaaacaaccgttGCCGAAAGTGCCTACGAAAACACCATACAAACGTTTGTAAAAAACCAGACGGATCGACGTGCGACAAATGCACTAGAAGACATCATCGCACTCTTCACAATGAGCAATTTGTTCCAGCTAATTCCAGTTTGAATCCTCAAGCCGCGCCAGATACAAACTCCATGCAAGGTGCTAGTAACCACAGCATGCAGGGAACAAGTAACGTCCCGGGTCATTGGGCAGAAAGACAAGCCAGTACCCTCAACATTCAACAAGCGAGGAACGTCCCCAGACAATGTCCAGTTCAGAAGGTTAAGATCAAAGACAAGGACGGAAACTTGGTTGAAACCCTCGCGATGTTAGATAGTGGTTCCAACACGAGCTTCATTTCAAAGAATGTAACTAAGAAACTAGGTTTAAGTGGCCCTAAAGTACACCTAACCATGAATCTGGCTGGAGGACAGAAGAAGTCGCAAGAATCAGAGTTAGTTAACATTACCGTAGTACCCATCTCAGAAAAACCATTCAGAAGTCGATGCAAGTTTACGCAATAA
- the LOC138025846 gene encoding uncharacterized protein codes for MQAVLTPDRTTKLRLLYDASAKGQNGKSLKDHLEKGPHYINSLPNVLMAWRFDQVAYSGDMRRMFNQVRIHPDDQVFHRFLWRTNESEQPRVYQWVRLNFRDKPAPDIAAAAIKTLAKASEAQHSEGAKELCTHIYEDDIGGSRENEARCK; via the coding sequence ATGCAGGCTGTTTTAACCCCAGATAGAACCACCAAACTTCGTTTACTCTACGATGCATCCGCAAAGGGGCAAAATGGAAAGTCCTTAAAAGATCATCTAGAAAAAGGGCCGCACTATATTAACAGTTTACCTAACGTTCTCATGGCTTGGCGCTTCGATCAAGTTGCATATTCCGGAGACATGCGCAGGATGTTTAATCAAGTTCGGATCCACCCAGATGATCAAGTATTCCACAGATTCCTATGGAGAACAAACGAAAGTGAACAGCCCCGAGTGTATCAGTGGGTCAGATTAAATTTCAGAGACAAACCCGCACCCGATATTGCAGCTGCAGCAATCAAGACCTTGGCCAAAGCATCAGAAGCGCAGCATTCAGAAGGAGCTAAAGAGCTCTGCACGCATATCTACGAGGACGATATTGGCGGTTCCAGAGAGAACGAAGCAAGATGCAAGTAA
- the LOC138025847 gene encoding uncharacterized protein, which translates to MIPQRIARQYAQYCHETGFKPFSERTMLRVLEECKASVRKSLQGLDYVAADGARAFEDLENLVRRLGELGLGKEWELQYVELLKGSKLYLKSDFKVHVCSSSEIASHCSVFALSDSTSPDLQQQCSHKHEECCEQCEILHSTLQNISSAVERASFATQDDKEEALFLVNASVLAIQSWKCHLLRSAHQDQARLDAIDALDQETVFIVNDWAMKFLPHRYRESQTDWFGKRGLSWHISVVYRRKEEELQWQAFIHAVQSCSQGSSAVASIMHHVLETLKHEHPEINKAYFRQDNAGCYHSTRTILACREMAASTGVKVVRVDFSDPQGGKGAADRLAASCKRHIRAFIDEGNDVCTADELKDALLSHGGLKGVRVVSLDTIIETPDSGQTITGITKLNNFEFSSTESVTCWRAYGVGRGKIINPGSSSSKYGN; encoded by the exons ATGATACCCCAAAGAATAGCACGTCAGTACGCTCAGTACTGCCACGAAACTGGCTTTAAACCATTCAGTGAGCGTACTATGCTTCGTGTATTGGAGGAATGCAAGGCCTCGGTCCGAAAATCTCTCCAAGGACTTGACTACGTGGCCGCAGACGGTGCGCGTGCCTTTGAAGACTTAGAGAATTTAGTCCGCCGACTTGGAGAGCTCGGTCTCGGGAAAGAGTGGGAGTTGCAGTACGTGGAATTGCTCAAGGGTTCAAAATTATACCTTAAAAGTGATTTTAAG GTCCACGTGTGTTCTTCATCTGAGATTGCGAGTCATTGCAGTGTGTTTGCCTTAAGTGACTCCACCAGTCCTGATCTGCAGCAGCAGTGTAGCCACAAACACGAAGAATGCTGTGAGCAATGTGAGATCCTGCACTCAACTCTTCAGAACATTTCCTCTGCAGTAGAAAGAGCATCGTTTGCCACGCAAGATGACAAAGAAGAGGCCCTGTTCTTAGTCAACGCTTCTGTGCTTGCCATCCAGTCATGGAAATGTCATCTGCTGAGGTCGGCTCACCAGGACCAGGCTCGTTTGGACGCTATCGACGCTCTTGATCAGGAGACAGTTTTTATCGTCAACGACTGGGCGATGAAGTTTCTTCCTCATAGATACCGTGAGTCCCAAACGGACTGGTTTGGCAAGCGTGGGTTATCATGGCACATATCGGTGGTGTACAGACGGAAGGAGGAGGAACTACAGTGGCAAGCCTTTATCCACGCAGTTCAGTCCTGCAGCCAGGGGAGTTCAGCTGTGGCATCCATAATGCATCATGTCTTGGAAACACTCAAGCACGAGCACCCTGAGATAAACAAAGCCTACTTCAGACAAGACAACGCAGGCTGTTACCACTCCACTCGCACGATACTAGCTTGCAGAGAGATGGCAGCAAGCACTGGAGTAAAAGTAGTCCGCGTAGATTTTAGCGATCCCCAAGGCGGAAAAGGGGCAGCAGACCGGCTGGCTGCAAGCTGTAAAAGACATATCAGGGCGTTTATTGATGAAGGCAATGATGTTTGCACTGCCGATGAGCTTAAAGACGCATTATTATCGCATGGTGGATTGAAAGGTGTAAGAGTTGTTTCCCTTGATACGATCATCGAAACACCTGACAGTGGGCAAACTATTACTGGCATTACAAAACTGAACAATTTTGAGTTTAGCTCTACAGAGTCTGTTACCTGTTGGCGTGCGTATGGTGTTGGTCGCGGAAAAATCATCAATCCAGGATCTTCATCAAGTAAGTATGGGAATTAA
- the LOC138026471 gene encoding uncharacterized protein: MDLAKMGYKTHLEEGVGILPYLKAPVAHQEGHFSYLLAKFSIGQTTGRKLDAEVVAREMRRARGADGVRLFQSSEFLTSLQIASFFSRQSATLRQKDPADEADIRASQEEANFSAAKEVVETIQLNHPLVYDQYNLCEMALSGNLKVLNLPMLQRLCEDLGLDVPVPPVRKKAPYLALLEEIAKKCTCRK; this comes from the exons ATGGATTTAGCGAAAATGGGGTACAAGACCCATTTGGAAGAAGGTGTTGGCATATTGCCCTATCTTAAAGCCCCAGTTGCTCACCAGGAGGGTCACTTT TCTTACTTACTGGCGAAATTCTCTATCGGTCAAACAACGGGCCGTAAGCTTGACGCCGAGGTTGTGGCGAGGGAAATGAGACGCGCCCGTGGAGCAGATGGTGTGCGACTTTTCCAGTCCTCAGAATTCCTAACCAGTTTGCAGATTGCGTCCTTCTTCTCAAGGCAAAGCGCTACACTACGGCAAAAGGACCCAGCAGATGAAGCCGATATCCGGGCATCTCAAGAGGAAGCTAACTTTAGTGCAGCGAAGGAGGTCGTTGAAACTATTCAGCTCAACCATCCTCTGGTATACGATCAGTACAACCTATGTGAGATGGCGCTCAGTGGTAACTTGAAAGTCCTCAATCTACCGATGCTTCAGCGCTTGTGCGAGGATCTCGGCCTTGATGTACCTGTCCCGCCTGTGCGCAAGAAGGCTCCATACTTGGCACTCTTAGAGGAAATAGCCAAAAAGTGCACATGCCGAAAGTAA
- the LOC138026860 gene encoding uncharacterized protein, protein MGMTLSQFFSRMSELLKSFSNHEARILMVGLDAAGKTTILYKLKLNETVSTIPTIGFNVETVSPCKGVTFEVWDVGGQEKIRPLWRHYFQNTQGLIFVVDSSDMERISEARNELFSVLESPEMERVPVVVVGNKQDLPRALKANELAQKLSLLQNKANPWHVQEACAKNGEGIYEAMHKLSDMVKEFEKSSRRYSGFHIKLL, encoded by the coding sequence ATGGGTATGACACTATCTCAGTTTTTCTCGAGAATGAGCGAACTGTTGAAATCTTTTTCAAATCACGAAGCCCGCATTTTGATGGTGGGGCTTGACGCAGCTGGGAAGACCACGATCTTGTACAAACTGAAGTTAAATGAAACCGTTAGCACCATTCCAACCATTGGCTTCAATGTGGAGACCGTAAGTCCATGCAAGGGGGTCACTTTTGAAGTGTGGGATGTGGGCGGTCAGGAGAAAATCCGGCCACTTTGGCGGCACTACTTTCAGAATACCCAAGGCTTGATTTTCGTTGTTGATAGCTCTGACATGGAAAGGATATCAGAAGCAAGAAACGAGCTGTTCAGTGTTCTCGAAAGCCCGGAAATGGAAAGGGTTCCGGTAGTTGTTGTGGGAAACAAGCAAGATCTTCCGAGAGCCTTGAAGGCGAACGAGCTTGCTCAAAAGCTTTCTCTGTTGCAGAATAAAGCGAATCCATGGCATGTCCAAGAAGCATGCGCAAAGAATGGTGAAGGCATTTACGAAGCTATGCACAAATTGAGCGATATGGTgaaagaatttgaaaaaagctcAAGAAGGTACTCAGGATTTCACATTAAACTGTTGTAA
- the LOC138025849 gene encoding uncharacterized protein: MAAEGKLEPDLPQEVTESRETFHEALGKIEDVFKPLLETSVDELKEKLLTYEFDRKLKPDNAVGLPEIHGFCDGGEKACEAVVFLRWKLANSNYFCVPLMVKAFVAPVKKKSIPRLELMACLTLSRLYSTCKEALEFAELSDAKTVFWMDSQTVLAWIKTPPKRFKPFVSVRIAEIQETLDTQAFKYIRSNVNPADVLTRGVPPEEVKTWMEGPPFLQRPEEEWPTFKENSKSVDEESFKEIKSNKEKTTKWEELTQRTVSSEESTNIRQPTDNPILQHLMKTCSTFTKARKTLAYVLRFIKNERKKENNTSPTSPEELRESELQMFKWCQETININTVDQKLMSKRDEQGLLRAYGRLENIRSLPNEMRNPIILPKGLQMVDLLLKHFHAKRAHCGFKSLIYESRKRFWTVGVRKMAKQVTSKCVTCKKLRRKPTGQLMGQLPKLRVAAGFPAVSSTALDMFGPFQVKVGRKTLKEAHVIIFTCMTTRAIHLELVTDKSTDTFLMALRRSASLIGHSINCWSDGGTSFVGAQQYVREVMQGWDIPRIQSVLSNEFSCP; encoded by the exons atggcggccgaaGGCAAACTTGAACCTGATTTACCACAAGAAGTAACTGAATCACGCGAGACTTTTCATGAAGCATTGGGCAAGATTGAGGATGTCTTTAAGCCCCTCTTGGAGACCTCTGTCGATGAGCTGAAAGAAAAG CTTCTCACATACGAGTTCGACAGAAAGTTGAAGCCTGATAACGCAGTGGGTTTACCTGAAATCCATGGGTTTTGCGACGGAGGAGAGAAGGCGTGCGAAGCCGTCGTGTTCCTCAGATGGAAGCTTGCGAACAGCAATTACTTCTGTGTCCCGCTCATGGTGAAGGCGTTCGTTGCACCTGTAAAGAAGAAATCCATTCCGCGATTGGAATTAATGGCATGTCTTACGCTCTCCAGATTGTACAGCACTTGCAAAGAAGCACTAGAATTTGCCGAGTTGTCTGACGCCAAGACAGTATTTTGGATGGATTCACAAACCGTATTAGCCTGGATTAAAACGCCCCCCAAAAGATTCAAGCCGTTTGTCTCGGTGAGAATTGCTGAGATTCAGGAAACTCTTGACACTCAAGCATTCAAGTACATCAGATCTAATGTTAACCCAGCAGACGTCTTGACGAGAGGAGTACCACCAGAGGAGGTAAAAACTTGGATGGAAGGTCCTCCATTTCTGCAGCGCCCCGAAGAAGAGTGGCCTACgttcaaagaaaattcaaagagtgTCGACGAAGAATCGTTCAAAGAAATCAAGTCCAACAAGGAGAAAACGACCAAGTGGGAAGAACTAACCCAACGTACAGTTTCTTCAGAAGAATCAACGAACATCAGACAACCGACTGATAACCCTATCCTGCAACATTTAATGAAGACCTGCTCAACGTTCACTAAAGCTAGAAAGACCCTGGCCTATGTCCTGAGATTCATtaagaatgaaagaaagaaagaaaacaacacgaGCCCAACTTCACCAGAAGAATTGAGAGAATCCGAACTACAGATGTTCAAATGGTGTCAAGAGACAATCAACATAAACACTGTAGACCAAAAGCTAATGTCAAAACGAGATGAACAAGGATTGTTACGCGCATATGGAAGACTAGAAAACATCAGGTCATTGCCAAATGAGATGCGAAATCCTATCATTTTACCAAAAGGGCTCCAAATGGTAGATCTACTCCTTAAACATTTCCATGCAAAACGAGCACATTGTGGATTCAAAAGCCTCATTTATGAATCGAGGAAACGCTTCTGGACCGTGGGAGTCCGTAAAATGGCCAAGCAAGTGACCAGTAAATGTGTTACGTGTAAGAAGCTACGACGAAAGCCCACGGGACAATTGATGGGTCAACTCCCCAAACTACGAGTCGCAGCAGGATTTCCTGCAGTCAGCAGCACAGCGTTAGACATGTTCGGACCATTCCAAGTTAAAGTCGGACGTAAGACTCTAAAGGAAGCACACGTGATAATATTTACTTGCATGACAACTAGAGCAATCCATTTAGAACTTGTAACCGACAAGAGTACCGACACATTTCTCATGGCACTTCGTCGATCTGCGTCGCTCATAGGCCACTCTATTAACTGTTGGTCAGATGGCGGAACGAGCTTTGTTGGAGCACAACAATACGTAAGGGAAGTAATGCAAGGTTGGGATATCCCCAGAATTCAGAGTGTcttgtcaaatgaattttcATGCCCTTGA